CTGAAAAAGCTGAGCAAGCCGATGTAAAACTGGGGCTTCAGTCCTGGACTTGCCGCAATATGACCTTCGAAGAGACGGTCCTTTTTGCGAAGAAGAGCGGCATCAAATACGTGGAATTTTTCCGAGGTCATATCGATCCCAATGCTCCGGAAGCGGAGAACCTGGTGAAGAAAGCCTTTCTCGAGGAGCATGGTGTCGTGGCTTACTCCATCGGTGTTAGTCGGACCTCCATGGACAAGGAAGAAAACCGCAAGCTCTTCGAAGTAGCCAAACTTTTCGGCATGAAGGTCGTCATAGTAGAACCCAAGAATATGGATGAGTGGGACAATCTAGAGGAGCTGGTAAAGGAGTACGACATCAAGCTCGCCATTCATAACCACGGCACCGGCACTGTCTATGGCGATCCGGCGACGGTTAGAGGTGTTTTAGCGGAGCGTGATGAACGTATCGGCGTATGTATGGATATCGGTTGGGTAGTAGCAGCGGGGCATAATCCGTTGGAAACCTACAAGGGCTATAATGGCCGGGTTGCAGACATGCATTTCAAGGACAAGAAGGTCGAAGAAGTGGATGGGAAACTCACTCCGATTGATACCTTGATCGGCGAAGGTCATGCTGGATTTGTTCCCTTGTTTGACGAAATGAAACGCACAGCGTGGAAGGGGGTTATTGCGATCGAAACCGATAGCAAAGAATTTCAAAAAGATCCGACCGAGCTCGTTGAAGGTGCCAAGGCAT
This genomic stretch from Opitutia bacterium ISCC 52 harbors:
- a CDS encoding sugar phosphate isomerase/epimerase, with amino-acid sequence MKNYLLFSLLSILLIGCAAEKAEQADVKLGLQSWTCRNMTFEETVLFAKKSGIKYVEFFRGHIDPNAPEAENLVKKAFLEEHGVVAYSIGVSRTSMDKEENRKLFEVAKLFGMKVVIVEPKNMDEWDNLEELVKEYDIKLAIHNHGTGTVYGDPATVRGVLAERDERIGVCMDIGWVVAAGHNPLETYKGYNGRVADMHFKDKKVEEVDGKLTPIDTLIGEGHAGFVPLFDEMKRTAWKGVIAIETDSKEFQKDPTELVEGAKAFFAEHMGH